Part of the Tepidibacillus fermentans genome, TCCTAACTAAGATTCATTTTCTTTCTACTCCACCAATTCAGCCATAGCACAGAACTGAAGCCAACCAAGACCATGATGATTACCCACAAACCAGCCAACTTCATATCCCCGCGTTCAACAGCGAAATATATCGCTAGTGGAATTGTTTCTGTTTTTCCCGGAATAAATCCTGCAAACATGAGTGTTGCACCAAACTCTCCCAATGCTCTAGCAAAAGTGAGAATTATTCCAGCTAAGAGTCCTGGCCATGCTAATGGCAGGGTAATGGTTAAAAATACTTTCCAATTGGACGCACCAAGTATTTTCGCCGCTTGCTCCAATTTAGGGTCTACCCGATAAAAGGCCGCTTGAGCGCTCTGATACATCAACGGAAAGGCAACAACGATTGCTGCAAGAACAGCTCCCCACCAAGTGAAAACCAGTTGAATATGTAAGACTTGATCTAAGAATTCCCCAATCAATCCCTTTTTGCCAAAAAGCCAAAGTAACCCAAACCCTACCACTGTGGGAGGAAGGATTAATGGGAGTAAAATAATGGACTCAACAATTGATTTCCCTGGAAATTGTCGAATGGACAAAATTCTAGCCATTATCGTGCCTACTATAAAATCAATGAGAGTAGCGATTGATGCAATTTTAAAAGATAAGAAAAAGGGTTGTAAGAAAGTCTGATCAAACATAGTAACTCCTTTTAAGACTGAAATGGGATAAATCCATATTTTTTGATAATCATTTGCCCTTGTTGACTAGAAAGAAAATCGATAAATGACTGGGCCTCTTTCTTAAATTTACTCTCTTTGATGATCGCAATGGGGTAAACGATTGGATCATGCCATGTTGGATCGATCTCAGTAACGGTTAGCCTTTTTCCATCTTTCATAGTATCACTCAAATAAACGATCCCAGCTTCGGCATTTCCTGTTTCTACATAAGAGAGGACTTGACGGACATCCTTTGTATAAACGAGTTTCGGTTGAACTTTTTCCAGAAGGTTAAGATGCTCTAGCACTTGTTTTGCATATTTTCCTGCAGGAACATTGTCTGGATCACCAATTACGATATGCTGAATCAAGGGAGAAGTTAAACTTTTTAGGCTTGTATTGGCTAATTTTAAATCTGGATCCATGATGAGAACTAATTGATTCGAGAGTAGATTTTTTCGCGATCTTTCTAGCAATAATCCTTTTTTCTCTAATCGATCCATTTTTTCTTCTGACGCAGAGATAAACATATCGACAGGTGCACCTTGTTCAATCTGTCCAGCTAGCGTTCCAGATCCACCGACATTAAAATGAATCGAAATATTTTGATGTTCTTTTTCAAAGATTGTTTTTAGTTCATTCATTACATCGGTCAAACTTGCTGCAATCGATACTGTTAATGTGCTTTTATTCGTAGTTGGTTGAGAATGTGTACAGGCTGTATTGATCAACAGGATTCCCAAAATCAATAATAAAAAGTTTGTTTTCTTCACTATTTCATCTCCTAATGATGGTCTAGGTTGAAAATAAAAAACCGCAAACTCTGTCGAAAGGAAAGAGTAGCGGCTGAAAAAGCTTTAAACTGTTTTCCTTTCCAACAGGGAGGCATAGTTGTTTCCTTCTATACCCTAATCGGCCTACGCATCATAGTTAAATCAAAAACCTTAGATGAATAGGCTCGGAAAACCTATATTCTTCTATACTTCATTATACTAACAAAGTTTTATTTTATTTGTAAACTTCTTGGCGAAAATTTTATGTATTACCGGCCATTTTTTATATTTGATCAATTTGATAACGTACTCGTTCTTTGTCTTTATTGTGATAGAACTTTGCAAACGTTACTTTCTTATTCTCAAGCATAGGGGGAATAAAAAGTTCATCATTTCTTCCTATTTCTCGATTCCAAATCTCATTGAGCGGCACCCATTCTAATGTTCCTTTATTAGATGGATGTAATTCACCCGTAAAATCTTCTGAATAAAAGACGTAAAGAATTGTTTTGGCAAGTACGGGGTCGTTTTCAAATTCTTGCATCATAAAATAAACAATACCACGTAACTCAACTTGGTTTAATGTTAGACCTATATCTTGTTTGATTTCCCGTTTCACAGTATCAAGAGCACTCTCTTGGTCTTTGATTTCCCCACCTGGGAAAAGCCATGTTCCTAAATGACGACCCTTTTCTTTACGTAGCATTAATATTTGTCTATCTTTTACCAATAGACAAGAAACAAAAAATTTCTGTTCCATAAAATAAAATCCTCCCCTTAAAAATACGAATCATAAAACGATATAAAGATCGATATAAAGATAGAGTGCAGTTTTCCTAGGAAATTCTATTAAAAAGTATAGTTGAAATTGACCTGAATTTGTTTGCTTTGTGGAATTCAATTTTAACTATTTTATGACAGTTTGGAAAAAAAGCACCCATAAAAGAAATAGGGTGCTTTGATCTATTATTCTACAATTTTAGCTGGTTTGTTTTCGCTATTGGAGAATGGTTGAGCCAATTTTTTCGCATAACCATTAACCCAAAGTGACTTAATTCGGTCCATTTCTTCTTGAGTTAAAGGGGATTTTTCCGAAGCTTCAGCAAACTCTTTTAAATTTTGTTCATTCGTAATGTTCGGAAATACGGATTTTACTGTTGGTTGGGCTAAAGAAAAGAGAATGGCTAGCTGGCCAATTGTACGGTCGGTTCCTTCATATAAGGGTTTTAACTCTCGAACTACTTCAAGTCCAGCTTTCATCCACTCGATCGGACGGTGATTCCGATGGTCATTCTTATCAAAATGTTTATCGGGATCATAGGTGCCATCTAATAATCCTGAAGCATGAGGAACGCGAACAATAAGCGATTTATGATGTTTTTTTGCATGTGGGAAGAATGCTCTTGCAGGATCTTGCTCGAGAATGTTATTGATAATGTGTACGACATCATATTTTTCAATGGCAGCAAGTCCTTCTTTTTCCCAACCGATATCAGGACCTAAAGCGACACCATAATAACGGATTTTGCCTTCCTCTTTAAATCGTTCTAGGGTTTCCAAAACGGTATCACTTTGAATGGTACTCATTCTTGCATTATGTAATTGGTAGAGATCGATATAATCTGTTTGTAAACGTTTTAAGCTTTCTTCTAGTGAACGCCGCAATGATTCAGGACGCCAATCTTGGGGAAGTTCAGAGTGCCCAGTTCTTACCCCATGATGGGTATAGATATCGTAACCGCCTTTTGTTGAGAGAAAGATGTTATTTCGTTGATCTTTTAGTGCTTCAGCAATAATCGTTTCACCGCGTCCATTTCCGTATACATCAGCTGTATCAAAAAAATTAATACCATAGTCCTCATAAGCGGAACGCAAAAGTCTTTTACC contains:
- a CDS encoding aldo/keto reductase produces the protein MKYRQFANTDIQISEIGFGVWTVATKWWGVTDEEYGKRLLRSAYEDYGINFFDTADVYGNGRGETIIAEALKDQRNNIFLSTKGGYDIYTHHGVRTGHSELPQDWRPESLRRSLEESLKRLQTDYIDLYQLHNARMSTIQSDTVLETLERFKEEGKIRYYGVALGPDIGWEKEGLAAIEKYDVVHIINNILEQDPARAFFPHAKKHHKSLIVRVPHASGLLDGTYDPDKHFDKNDHRNHRPIEWMKAGLEVVRELKPLYEGTDRTIGQLAILFSLAQPTVKSVFPNITNEQNLKEFAEASEKSPLTQEEMDRIKSLWVNGYAKKLAQPFSNSENKPAKIVE
- the modB gene encoding molybdate ABC transporter permease subunit, which codes for MFDQTFLQPFFLSFKIASIATLIDFIVGTIMARILSIRQFPGKSIVESIILLPLILPPTVVGFGLLWLFGKKGLIGEFLDQVLHIQLVFTWWGAVLAAIVVAFPLMYQSAQAAFYRVDPKLEQAAKILGASNWKVFLTITLPLAWPGLLAGIILTFARALGEFGATLMFAGFIPGKTETIPLAIYFAVERGDMKLAGLWVIIMVLVGFSSVLWLNWWSRKKMNLS
- a CDS encoding NUDIX domain-containing protein, with product MEQKFFVSCLLVKDRQILMLRKEKGRHLGTWLFPGGEIKDQESALDTVKREIKQDIGLTLNQVELRGIVYFMMQEFENDPVLAKTILYVFYSEDFTGELHPSNKGTLEWVPLNEIWNREIGRNDELFIPPMLENKKVTFAKFYHNKDKERVRYQIDQI
- the modA gene encoding molybdate ABC transporter substrate-binding protein; this translates as MKKTNFLLLILGILLINTACTHSQPTTNKSTLTVSIAASLTDVMNELKTIFEKEHQNISIHFNVGGSGTLAGQIEQGAPVDMFISASEEKMDRLEKKGLLLERSRKNLLSNQLVLIMDPDLKLANTSLKSLTSPLIQHIVIGDPDNVPAGKYAKQVLEHLNLLEKVQPKLVYTKDVRQVLSYVETGNAEAGIVYLSDTMKDGKRLTVTEIDPTWHDPIVYPIAIIKESKFKKEAQSFIDFLSSQQGQMIIKKYGFIPFQS